The Mytilus galloprovincialis chromosome 7, xbMytGall1.hap1.1, whole genome shotgun sequence genome has a window encoding:
- the LOC143083492 gene encoding transmembrane emp24 domain-containing protein 5-like: MNIQILPKILLFLCLADIAIGMDNDFTVDIPAGHQSCFFETIKTRNIEFEVEYQVIDGGDMDINFFLQAPDGRVLLTESGKSDAAHKFTAEIEGDYQLCFDNTFSRFSSKLVFFEILSDENDDENTTNWKNAKEELGTLIDMTVDDFQKLIDNVQTNLDQTELAQTMLRNFEARDRNAQEISFNRVNFLSAVQAFVMISVGLTQVLLIRSLFDDRSRLSKVMRVKT, from the exons ATGAATATACAAATTCTTCCtaaaattttgttatttctaTGCCTTGCAGACATTGCAATAGGCATGGACAATGATTTCACAGTTGATATTCCTGCAGGACATCAGTCTTGTTTTTTTGAAACCATCAAGACGAGAAATATTGAGTTTGAAGTGGAATATCAG GTTATTGATGGCGGTGACATGGATATAAACTTCTTTCTCCAGGCACCTGATggcagagttttgttaacagaatCTGGTAAATCTGATGCAGCCCACAA GTTCACAGCTGAAATAGAAGGTGATTACCAGCTGTGCTTTGACAACACATTCAGTAGATTTTCCTCAAAGTTGGTGTTCTTTGAAATACTATCAGATGAAAATGATGACGAAAACACAACAAATTGGAAAAATGCCAAAGAAGAACTTGGAACATTGATTGATATGACTGTGGACGATTTTCAG AAACTGATAGACAATGTGCAAACCAATTTGGACCAGACAGAACTAGCGCAGACAATGTTACGGAACTTTGAAGCTAGAGACAGAAATGCCCAAGAAATCAGCTTTAACCGTGTAAACTTTTTATCTGCAGTTCAAGCCTTTGTCATGATTTCAGTAGGTTTAACCCAAGTTTTACTCATAAGGAGTCTATTTGATGACAGGAGTAGGTTATCAAAAGTTATGAGAGTGAAAACATAG